CGCGAGGGAGAACCGCAAGCAACCCATcaaataacccaacaaagaagTACACATTATCCACCCTTTCCAAACTCTTAGGCATAGCCATTTCACCAAATACCTCATCCTCCATATCGAACGTCACGATCACATTACTGCGAATCGTACCCTGGTGCTGTGGAGTGAATCCAAACCAGTGGAGTGACCCATTCAAGAAAATCGGCAAGGACTAATTCGATAAGTACAGAGCACTGATGAAGTAGGGAGGACCAGGGGCCTTAACAGAGCGCCATGCGCCCAATCGAAGCGTATAAATCTCCACCAGGGGCGGAGCGTACCACCCGCAATTAAGGGAATACACAAGCCTCACCAATTTGTAATCATCGTTCTTGGAGTGATACCCAAAGCCAAGAAGATGGAGAAGCGGGTCGGATTTTAATCCAATATTAGGCTCCGGAACGGATATGGATTTTTGGATACATGGGTTCCAGATAATATAACTATTCTTGAGTTCCAAAAAACCGCAGGCTAAACAAACAAGGCCGCCGCATGAATTAACCAAGCTGAGCTTGGTGCTTTCGCGTGGGGATTGCAATTCTATGAAACCTGATGGGTAAGTAAAGAAATCCCCATTCTCTTctatttcttcctcttcctccccAGATTGATTGTGAGGAAATGGGTCATCCGGAGAATGGAGAGTGAAGCGCTCTTTCTGGAGTTGGTCGTCG
This window of the Corylus avellana chromosome ca5, CavTom2PMs-1.0 genome carries:
- the LOC132181810 gene encoding putative F-box protein At3g16210 — encoded protein: MSDYLPDEAIIEILSGLPVKSLLKFRCVSKAWRSLISSPFLIANHLNLSLSNPQYPPYLLFHHFDDQLQKERFTLHSPDDPFPHNQSGEEEEEIEENGDFFTYPSGFIELQSPRESTKLSLVNSCGGLVCLACGFLELKNSYIIWNPCIQKSISVPEPNIGLKSDPLLHLLGFGYHSKNDDYKLVRLVYSLNCGWYAPPLVEIYTLRLGAWRSVKAPGPPYFISALYLSN